ATGCGCCAGTTCGGGAAAGTGGAAATCCCGCAGGAAGCGTTTATCGCCGCGCTGAAAATGGATTCGTGAGGACGCTATGGACGAGATGAAAAGCCCGCGTGAAGCCGCACGCCCTTTCACACCGAAACTCACGGCACTCGTCGAAAGTCCCCTCTACGATAAGGTTTGGGAAGATCCCGAACTTTCCAAACGCGACCGAAGCCCTGTGACTGTCGCCTCGCTCATTGCCCTTGGCAGCACCGATGAGCTACCGGCCCATTTGCGCCGCGCCCTCGACAACGGCGTCACAAAAACAGAACTCAGCGCGCTGATCACCCATCTCGCGTTTTATGTGGGATTTCCGGCTGCGATCACGGCGTCG
This Methylovirgula sp. DNA region includes the following protein-coding sequences:
- a CDS encoding carboxymuconolactone decarboxylase family protein; this translates as MDEMKSPREAARPFTPKLTALVESPLYDKVWEDPELSKRDRSPVTVASLIALGSTDELPAHLRRALDNGVTKTELSALITHLAFYVGFPAAITASHIAHKVLGPI